The Salinibaculum sp. SYNS191 genome has a window encoding:
- a CDS encoding alpha/beta fold hydrolase yields the protein MTTYDEWTAAHDSATVTVDDHEVEMAYRDEGSGEPVVFLHGIPTNSYLFRNQFDAVASEHRAIAPDMIGYGNSAMHDGFDRSIRAQEMAIRGLVDELGLDTIDFVGHDLGGGVGLRYAARSPDAIDRLVLSNSVAYDSWPIQTITDLGLPETARETSVEELQGMLDALFRDTLLGDDHDEAFLEGMKTPWASEEGVTSVVRNASATNTSHTTEVDPSDVTADTLLLWGTEDEFQPIEWAERLEGDIDSCELVGLEANHWVPEDRSAAFTEHLTDFLS from the coding sequence CCTACGATGAATGGACGGCGGCACACGATAGCGCGACAGTCACGGTTGACGACCATGAAGTCGAGATGGCGTATCGCGACGAAGGGAGCGGCGAGCCCGTCGTATTCTTACACGGCATTCCGACGAACTCGTATCTCTTTCGCAACCAGTTTGACGCGGTCGCATCGGAGCATCGCGCGATCGCACCGGACATGATTGGCTACGGCAACTCCGCGATGCACGATGGCTTCGATCGGTCGATCCGCGCCCAGGAGATGGCAATCAGGGGTCTCGTTGACGAACTGGGGCTCGACACGATCGATTTCGTCGGCCATGATCTCGGCGGTGGCGTCGGATTGCGCTACGCCGCTCGTAGTCCCGACGCGATCGACCGGCTGGTCCTGTCGAACTCCGTCGCGTACGACTCGTGGCCGATCCAGACCATAACCGATCTCGGGTTACCCGAAACAGCCCGAGAGACGAGCGTCGAGGAACTCCAGGGGATGCTGGATGCTCTGTTCCGCGACACGCTCTTGGGCGACGACCACGACGAAGCATTCCTAGAGGGGATGAAAACACCCTGGGCCTCCGAAGAAGGCGTTACTTCAGTCGTACGCAACGCGAGCGCGACGAACACGAGCCACACGACGGAGGTCGACCCGAGCGACGTCACGGCCGACACGCTTCTGTTGTGGGGGACTGAGGACGAATTCCAGCCGATCGAGTGGGCCGAACGACTGGAAGGCGACATCGACTCCTGCGAGCTTGTGGGTCTCGAGGCCAACCACTGGGTCCCAGAGGACCGTTCGGCGGCGTTCACCGAGCACCTGACTGACTTCCTGTCGTAG
- a CDS encoding NAD(P)-dependent alcohol dehydrogenase, translated as MHAARLHGYTDDMSEGLAIEDIDRPTIERSDGVLVEVIGAGWCQTDNHIIEGMWTEYVDQDLPMTLGHENAGRVVETGGEVEVVSEGDQVICHPVQTCGTCRPCRLGETMYCENQSFNGLTTDGGFADYLLTSERSVIPLPDGVDPAEIAPHADAGITAYHAVKKAVDELNPGDHAVVIGVGGLGHIGVQCLDAMSAAEVTAIDLKDSALELADDLGVDNTVNPGNDDVRAFIDSVTDGTGAAQVLDFVGADVTAEYAPDITAAGGDHHIIGYGGHIHEPTQSLVNGEFSYVGNIVGRFAELQELVALVKQGEVDLHTSYYDLEDINTVAEKLEDGEIEGRAVIRP; from the coding sequence ATGCACGCAGCACGACTTCACGGATACACGGACGACATGAGCGAGGGACTGGCGATCGAAGATATCGATCGGCCGACGATTGAGCGCTCGGACGGCGTCCTCGTTGAGGTGATCGGCGCTGGGTGGTGTCAGACTGACAACCACATCATCGAGGGAATGTGGACGGAGTACGTGGACCAGGACCTGCCGATGACGCTTGGCCACGAGAACGCCGGTCGAGTCGTCGAAACCGGTGGGGAGGTTGAGGTCGTGTCGGAAGGCGACCAGGTCATCTGCCATCCGGTCCAGACATGTGGGACCTGTCGACCCTGTCGGCTCGGCGAGACGATGTACTGCGAGAACCAGTCGTTCAACGGACTGACGACTGATGGTGGATTCGCCGACTACCTGTTAACCAGCGAACGGTCGGTGATACCGCTGCCCGACGGCGTCGACCCAGCCGAGATTGCCCCTCACGCCGATGCCGGGATCACCGCCTATCACGCCGTGAAAAAGGCGGTCGACGAGCTGAATCCTGGTGACCACGCCGTCGTCATCGGCGTCGGCGGCCTGGGACATATCGGAGTACAGTGTCTCGACGCGATGAGTGCGGCAGAGGTCACCGCCATCGACCTGAAGGATTCTGCGCTCGAACTGGCTGACGACCTTGGCGTCGACAACACTGTCAACCCTGGGAATGACGACGTCCGAGCGTTCATCGACAGCGTCACTGACGGAACGGGCGCAGCGCAGGTACTCGACTTCGTCGGTGCCGACGTGACGGCGGAGTACGCACCGGACATCACGGCCGCCGGCGGCGACCACCACATCATCGGGTACGGCGGACACATCCACGAACCCACGCAGTCGCTGGTCAACGGCGAGTTTTCCTATGTAGGCAATATCGTCGGACGATTCGCGGAACTGCAGGAACTCGTCGCACTGGTCAAGCAGGGCGAAGTCGACCTGCACACGTCCTACTACGATCTCGAAGACATCAATACGGTCGCAGAAAAGCTCGAAGACGGCGAGATCGAAGGGCGAGCAGTCATTCGGCCGTGA
- a CDS encoding amidohydrolase family protein: MYTHNGEDVFVIDGHIHLWDATKENIIHEGGEQFIQCFYDYHTGFTPEEEQWDMDTYRHYGTERMVQDLFRDGHVDMGIFQPTYLTDFYDEGFNTTDQNAELAEQYPERFVLNGSFDPRDGDEGIEHLERLKDDYDIQGVKLYTAEWRGDSKGWRLDSDEAFRFLEKCAELGIENIHAHKGPTIRPLNRDAFDVRDVDDAATSFPDLNFIVEHVGFPRVDDFCHIATQETNVYGGLAVAAPFAQNRPRKFAEMMGELLFWVGEDNLLFGSDYGIWEPDWLIPAVMDAEFTQEERAEYGVELSPEVKRKIMGENAARLYDIDIEAKKEQFRDDAISQEFGLGDTYEEASAD; this comes from the coding sequence ATGTACACTCACAACGGTGAGGACGTGTTCGTCATCGACGGGCACATCCACCTCTGGGACGCGACGAAGGAGAACATCATCCACGAGGGAGGAGAACAGTTCATCCAGTGCTTCTACGACTATCATACTGGGTTCACGCCCGAGGAAGAGCAGTGGGACATGGACACGTATCGGCACTACGGGACCGAGCGGATGGTTCAAGACCTCTTCCGCGACGGCCACGTCGACATGGGAATCTTCCAGCCGACGTACCTGACCGACTTCTATGACGAGGGGTTCAATACGACCGACCAGAACGCCGAACTCGCCGAACAGTATCCCGAACGGTTCGTTCTCAACGGGAGTTTCGACCCCCGCGACGGCGACGAGGGCATCGAGCATCTCGAGCGCCTCAAAGACGACTACGACATTCAGGGCGTCAAACTCTATACAGCGGAATGGCGTGGTGACTCGAAGGGCTGGCGGCTCGACAGCGATGAGGCGTTTCGATTTCTCGAGAAGTGTGCCGAACTCGGCATCGAAAACATCCACGCCCACAAGGGGCCGACGATCCGGCCGTTGAACCGGGATGCATTCGACGTCCGAGACGTCGACGACGCCGCTACCTCGTTCCCGGACCTCAACTTCATCGTGGAACACGTCGGCTTCCCGCGCGTGGATGACTTCTGTCACATCGCCACTCAGGAGACCAATGTCTACGGCGGACTCGCCGTCGCAGCACCGTTCGCTCAGAACCGCCCGCGGAAGTTCGCCGAGATGATGGGGGAACTCCTGTTTTGGGTCGGCGAGGACAACCTCCTCTTCGGGAGCGATTACGGGATCTGGGAGCCCGACTGGCTCATTCCCGCCGTCATGGACGCGGAGTTTACCCAGGAGGAACGAGCCGAGTACGGGGTCGAACTCTCACCGGAGGTCAAACGGAAGATCATGGGCGAGAACGCCGCACGCCTCTACGACATCGACATCGAAGCAAAGAAAGAACAGTTCCGCGACGACGCGATTAGCCAGGAGTTCGGACTCGGCGATACCTACGAGGAGGCGTCGGCGGACTGA
- a CDS encoding iron-sulfur cluster assembly protein, which translates to METTDSPDVADGSKSRPPGEASSSGKTESPVNLDAVRERLDRVHDPELDRSIIELQYIKTIDIDGSTVTVTFVLPTAWCSPAFAWMMATGIRDEVSTLPAVSSVTVRLLDHMHGDEITTGVNQGLSFESVFEDAEDGIEAVRRKLDHKARFARQHAAIKTLRQAGLDPDQIAPLTRAEVDLEHRSDLAAVRVQDGALTVTVAREPLADYLAKARETGLVTDETDRLFADREGDPLDPEPEAFESTLRDARLARANIEGQATICESLHESRNGVGFD; encoded by the coding sequence ATGGAGACAACAGACTCACCGGACGTGGCGGACGGGTCGAAATCGAGGCCGCCGGGAGAGGCCTCGTCGTCGGGCAAGACTGAATCGCCGGTCAATCTCGACGCCGTCCGCGAGCGCTTGGACCGCGTCCATGATCCCGAACTGGACCGATCCATCATCGAACTCCAGTACATCAAAACGATCGACATCGACGGTAGCACGGTGACCGTCACGTTCGTCCTCCCCACCGCTTGGTGCTCCCCTGCCTTCGCCTGGATGATGGCGACTGGCATCCGCGACGAAGTCAGTACCCTGCCCGCCGTCAGCTCAGTTACTGTCCGTCTCTTGGACCACATGCACGGGGACGAAATAACGACCGGCGTCAATCAGGGGCTGTCCTTCGAGTCGGTGTTCGAAGACGCCGAGGACGGTATCGAGGCCGTCCGGCGGAAGCTCGATCACAAAGCTCGGTTCGCCCGCCAACACGCCGCGATCAAGACACTCCGGCAGGCCGGACTCGACCCGGACCAGATCGCACCGCTGACGCGGGCCGAGGTTGACCTCGAACATCGTTCCGACCTGGCTGCCGTTCGGGTCCAAGACGGTGCGCTGACGGTCACCGTCGCCCGGGAGCCGCTGGCCGACTATCTCGCGAAGGCCCGAGAAACGGGACTCGTGACAGACGAAACCGACCGTCTGTTCGCCGACCGCGAGGGTGACCCACTCGACCCAGAGCCCGAGGCGTTCGAGTCTACCCTCCGGGACGCCCGGCTCGCGAGGGCGAACATCGAGGGACAGGCAACGATTTGTGAATCGCTCCACGAATCCCGGAACGGGGTCGGCTTCGACTGA
- a CDS encoding putative quinol monooxygenase, whose amino-acid sequence MIVLHATFPLDPSKRDEALDLIEDVVEQSQAEDGIIDYRAATDISDPDTVRFFEQYEDNAAFEAHSQTNHFEVFEEALPDLLAGEPEVLRFEVDSASELEL is encoded by the coding sequence ATGATTGTCTTACACGCAACCTTCCCGCTTGACCCATCGAAACGTGACGAAGCGCTCGACCTAATCGAGGACGTTGTCGAACAGTCACAGGCAGAAGACGGGATAATCGACTACCGTGCCGCGACAGATATTTCGGACCCAGACACAGTTCGATTCTTCGAACAGTACGAAGACAATGCCGCATTCGAGGCCCATTCTCAAACCAACCACTTCGAAGTGTTCGAGGAGGCGCTTCCTGATTTACTCGCAGGAGAGCCCGAAGTACTTCGGTTCGAGGTCGACTCAGCGAGTGAACTTGAATTATAA
- a CDS encoding MarR family transcriptional regulator, with product MPDQPSLSTQTANPDLQKLPPSAKLVAKLLEYEGNSTPSELADLTLLPPRTVRHALTLLQEQELVSSEISFMDARQRIYTLEVERD from the coding sequence ATGCCAGACCAGCCGTCTCTCTCAACTCAGACAGCAAATCCTGACCTCCAAAAGCTTCCGCCAAGTGCAAAATTGGTAGCCAAGCTCCTCGAATACGAGGGCAATAGTACGCCTTCAGAACTCGCTGATCTGACGCTCCTCCCACCGCGGACCGTTCGCCATGCACTGACGCTACTCCAAGAACAGGAACTCGTCTCGTCAGAAATCTCGTTTATGGACGCCAGACAGCGCATCTATACTCTTGAAGTGGAGAGAGATTGA
- a CDS encoding two-component system sensor histidine kinase NtrB — translation MPNEPERERGTPPESEREEQVSSVEERYRKIFEHNNDAVMIVDLEGEEFVDVNPKACQLLGYSRSELLAMHPEEIHPDDIDRIRDEFISQVTEEGTGFTDELTCLTKTGSVIPTEISGAALDLSDDETKPSQMVAMLRDISDRVEHRRELQEKIERLDQFASIVSHDLKNPLSVITGHATLARETGNREHFEAIEDAAERMDEMLSDLLMLTREGNLVGDRTTIELETLARKVWLECNLEPATLDIESSTSIRADRDRLHELFANLFENASTHGGQSVTVRVGAFDTEQNEGFYIEDDGDGIPVDEQENVFDWGHTTTRDGTGFGLAIVAEIVDAHGWSIGVCDSESGGVRFEICLT, via the coding sequence ATGCCGAATGAGCCTGAGAGAGAACGCGGGACACCTCCTGAGTCAGAGAGAGAAGAGCAGGTGTCCTCTGTCGAAGAACGCTACCGGAAGATCTTCGAGCATAACAATGACGCCGTCATGATTGTCGATCTCGAAGGTGAGGAGTTCGTCGACGTCAATCCGAAGGCGTGTCAATTGTTGGGATACTCCCGAAGTGAACTCTTGGCGATGCATCCCGAAGAGATTCATCCGGATGATATCGATCGAATCCGAGACGAGTTCATATCACAGGTCACCGAAGAGGGCACGGGGTTCACCGACGAATTGACGTGTCTGACGAAGACTGGGTCGGTAATTCCGACAGAGATATCAGGCGCAGCCCTGGACCTCTCCGATGACGAAACCAAGCCGTCGCAGATGGTTGCCATGCTCCGGGACATCTCTGACCGCGTCGAGCACCGACGGGAACTCCAGGAGAAGATCGAACGGTTGGACCAATTCGCCAGCATCGTCTCACACGACCTCAAAAACCCACTGTCGGTTATTACTGGCCATGCGACGCTCGCACGTGAGACCGGTAATCGCGAACATTTCGAAGCTATTGAGGACGCCGCAGAGCGGATGGATGAGATGTTGTCGGATCTCTTGATGCTCACCCGAGAGGGGAACCTTGTCGGGGATCGAACGACGATCGAGTTGGAGACCTTAGCACGAAAGGTCTGGCTCGAATGTAACCTCGAACCAGCGACACTTGATATCGAGTCGTCGACGAGCATACGCGCGGACCGGGACCGCCTGCACGAACTCTTCGCGAACCTCTTCGAAAACGCGTCGACGCACGGTGGGCAGTCAGTGACCGTACGTGTTGGTGCGTTCGACACGGAACAAAACGAGGGGTTCTATATCGAAGATGACGGGGACGGGATTCCAGTTGACGAGCAGGAGAACGTGTTTGACTGGGGTCATACGACAACGAGGGATGGAACGGGCTTCGGACTCGCTATCGTCGCCGAGATCGTGGACGCACACGGCTGGTCAATCGGCGTCTGTGACTCCGAGTCTGGGGGTGTTCGATTCGAAATTTGTCTCACGTGA
- a CDS encoding dihydrolipoyl dehydrogenase, translating into MDEVEFLVIGSGSGLDVANAAANQGLSVAVVEKGPLGGTCLNRGCIPSKMLLYHADVLETVERASEFHIDAEVTEIEFSEIVGEVNEEVNADSESIREGLRSSPRHDLYEGEGRFIDERTVKIVSGEDEGSIIKAETVLIAAGTRPAIPDIDGIDSVEYLTSTEALQLETPPDDLVIVGGGYIAAELGHFFGTFGSDVTIIGRRPNLLPEADEEVAEAFTERYAERFIIHTGHAATEVSETDGTVTVEAQPYEYGPDGGVTGEGSVTVTGDELLVAAGRRPNTDLLNVDAAGVETDEQGFVKTDEYLRTTADGVWALGDIVGEYLLKHSANHEAQAVARNLFGDELQGVDYTAMPFAVFASPEVAGVGAREQELRDGDREYATRTYRYDQTARGSAMKADGFLKALIDLDGEILGCHIIGPEASDLIQEVVVTMKAGSGTVQDIRESVHIHPALSEVVQRGFSGQFSRRGSGHSH; encoded by the coding sequence ATGGACGAAGTTGAATTTCTGGTCATCGGCTCCGGGTCAGGATTAGACGTAGCAAACGCAGCCGCAAACCAGGGACTGTCTGTTGCGGTGGTCGAAAAGGGCCCGCTTGGAGGGACGTGTCTCAACCGTGGGTGCATCCCCTCGAAGATGTTACTCTACCACGCCGATGTACTGGAAACAGTCGAACGCGCCAGTGAGTTCCATATCGACGCTGAGGTTACCGAAATCGAGTTTTCCGAGATCGTCGGTGAAGTCAACGAGGAGGTCAACGCTGATTCTGAATCGATTCGGGAGGGGCTGCGTTCGTCTCCCCGACACGACCTCTACGAGGGCGAAGGCCGGTTCATTGACGAGCGGACTGTCAAGATTGTAAGCGGCGAAGACGAAGGTTCCATAATCAAAGCTGAAACGGTCCTCATCGCTGCCGGAACTCGCCCTGCAATTCCAGATATCGACGGCATCGACAGCGTCGAGTACTTGACGAGCACTGAGGCTCTCCAGCTCGAGACGCCACCCGACGACCTCGTAATCGTCGGTGGTGGATACATTGCCGCGGAACTCGGCCACTTCTTTGGAACGTTCGGGAGCGACGTGACGATCATCGGACGCCGTCCGAATCTGTTGCCGGAAGCCGACGAGGAGGTAGCAGAGGCGTTTACTGAGCGATATGCTGAGCGATTTATAATCCACACAGGCCACGCGGCTACCGAGGTGTCGGAAACCGATGGAACGGTGACTGTCGAAGCCCAACCCTACGAGTACGGCCCCGACGGCGGCGTCACCGGCGAGGGTTCCGTGACTGTGACCGGTGACGAACTGCTGGTTGCTGCGGGACGAAGGCCGAATACGGATCTACTCAATGTCGATGCAGCAGGTGTCGAAACAGACGAGCAAGGCTTCGTCAAGACCGACGAGTATCTCAGGACAACCGCCGACGGGGTGTGGGCACTTGGTGATATCGTTGGTGAGTACCTGCTGAAGCACAGTGCAAATCACGAAGCACAGGCTGTCGCCCGGAACCTTTTCGGCGATGAACTCCAGGGAGTGGATTACACCGCGATGCCATTCGCGGTGTTCGCGTCTCCAGAGGTGGCTGGCGTCGGCGCTCGTGAGCAGGAGCTCAGGGATGGCGACCGTGAGTATGCGACCCGGACGTACCGGTACGACCAGACTGCACGCGGGAGCGCGATGAAGGCAGACGGATTCCTGAAAGCGCTTATCGATCTCGACGGAGAGATCCTCGGATGTCACATTATCGGACCGGAGGCATCAGACCTCATCCAAGAGGTCGTCGTCACAATGAAAGCTGGCTCCGGTACCGTTCAGGATATTCGCGAATCGGTACACATCCACCCCGCTCTGTCGGAGGTCGTCCAGCGCGGCTTCTCGGGACAATTCAGTCGCAGAGGCAGCGGTCACTCCCACTGA